In Aspergillus oryzae RIB40 DNA, chromosome 6, one genomic interval encodes:
- a CDS encoding chaperonin-containing T-complex subunit CCT4 (chaperonin complex component, TCP-1 delta subunit (CCT4)) codes for MATAVSQGAAGNNAFKDKEKPMAVRTSNILAARAVADAIRTSLGPRGMDKMIQTPKGNTIITNDGNTMLKDMSVMHPAARMLVDLSAAQDVEAGDGTTSVVVIAGSLLGAAERLLSKGIHPTVISESFQRAAAAAVEILHNMSRPISLVDRSTLLQAASTSLSSKIVSQHSGLLGPMAVDSVLKVVDPKTAENVDLRNIRIVKKVGGTIEDSEMIDGLVLNQSVIKSSGGPTRIEKARIGLIQFQLSPPKPDMENQIVVNDYRQMDKILKEERQYLLNMVKKIQKTKCNVLLIQKSILRDAVNDLSLHFLSRLKILAIKDIERDEVEFLCKSLGCKPVANVDSFTEDKLGTADLVEEVQSSGARYVKITGIKSAPTTNQTVSIVARGANNLILDEAERSLHDALCVIRCLVKKRALIAGGGAPEIEVAQTLAKRARELTGTEAICWKAFADAMEIIPTTLAENAGLNSIKVVTDLRHRHAQGQHNAGVSIRSGGVKDDITEENILQPLLVSTSAIELAAETVKMIMRIDDIALSR; via the exons ATGGCTACGGCAGTCTCTCAGGGGGCCGCTGGCAACAACGCCTTCAAG GACAAGGAGAAGCCTATGGCTGTGCGGACGTCCAACATTCTGGCCGCTAGAG CCGTCGCCGATGCCATCAGAACG TCTTTGGGACCTAGAGGAATGGATAAAATG ATCCAAACACCCAAGGGCAACACGATTATC ACCAACGATGGAAACACTATGTTGAAGGATATGAGCGTTATGCATCCCGCAGCCCGGATGCTCGTCGACCTGAGTGCCGCTCAGGATGTTGAGGCTGGTGACGGAACTACATCGGTTGTCGTAATCGCAGGAAGCTTGCTGGGTGCTGCAGAGCGTCTCTTGTCCAAGGGCATCCACCCCACCGTCATCTCGGAGTCATTCCAAAGAgctgcagccgcagccgTCGAGATCCTTCACAACATGTCCCGCCCTATCAGCCTGGTCGACCGTTCCACTTTACTCCAGGCGGCCTCTACGTCTCTTTCATCGAAAATTGTCTCGCAGCACTCCGGCCTCCTTGGCCCTATGGCCGTCGACTCGGTGCTGAAGGTCGTGGATCCTAAGACTGCTGAGAACGTTGACCTCAGGAATATCCGGATTGTTAAGAAGGTTGGCGGCACAATTGAAGATAGTGAGATGATTGATGGTTTGGTGTTGAACCAGTCCGTTATCAAGAGCAGTGGCGGTCCCACAAGAATTGAGAAGGCCCGGATAGGTCTGATTCAGTTCCAGCTAAGCCCGCCCAAGCCTGAT ATGGAGAACCAGATTGTCGTCAACGACTACCGCCAGATGGACAAGATCCTCAAGGAGGAGCGTCAGTACCTTCTCAACATGGTtaagaagatccagaagacgAAGTGTAACGTCCTCCTTATTCAGAAATCCATTCTCCGTGATGCTGTGAACGACCTCTccctccacttcctctctcgtctcaagatccttgccATCAAGGACATCGAGCGTGATGAAGTTGAGTTCCTGTGCAAGAGTCTTGGCTGCAAGCCCGTCGCCAACGTCGACTCTTTCACCGAGGACAAGCTGGGCACTGCTGACCTCGTGGAGGAGGTTCAGTCCTCCGGGGCCCGCTATGTCAAGATCACCGGCATCAAGTCCGCCCCTACCACCAACCAGACCGTGTCGATCGTCGCTCGCGGTGCCAACAACCTCATCCTGGACGAGGCGGAGCGTTCCCTGCACGACGCCCTCTGTGTCATCCGCTGCTTGGTCAAGAAGCGCGCCCTTattgccggtggtggagCACCCGAAATCGAAGTCGCCCAGACCCTCGCAAAGCGCGCCCGTGAGCTCACCGGCACAGAGGCTATCTGCTGGAAGGCCTTTGCGGATGCGATGGAAATCATCCCCACCACGCTGGCTGAGAATGCCGGTCTCAACTCCATCAAGGTGGTTACCGACTTGCGTCACCGCCACGCCCAAGGTCAGCACAACGCCGGTGTCAGCATCCGTAGCGGCGGTGTGAAGGACGATATCACCGAGGAGAACATCCTGCAACCTCTTTTGGTGAGCACCAGCGCGATCGAACTCGCCGCTGAGACCGTTAAGATGATCATGAGAATTGATGACATTGCCTTGTCGAGGTGA
- a CDS encoding uncharacterized protein (predicted protein): MSLDERHETLIIGIPSSHVLHPVLLPRDPKYYIDSWIEVASQPSSSSLSSIATNDDIITTGLRVEQHGSRAYHHRSRRRRLQRLAAVTAAQVDYSSREQSSSQDEYEESESESDRVMTNSNEDMPQRPLGGPLLAHSGPPSMSDIPSSDEDDASTALGMRISSSPFVPQPNVFSHPPASQNPAWTRPVERRRPQPSEVSNSSRQTAIRRNSQAGIRPAHRQSQQHSPYNMISPSYQADHDAALRSSLSTLLSCAAAARGLPKSDPQPSPASGPSRAQPASFRLVSESVAMGEHLSEEVPTSAVETNTSRRPMSHNPTVASYSPRPSPSAPKVRRRSSSPREHHASASRKSRRATTADSAASPTIMTWVISAGVVVLFSAISFSAGYVIGREVGRMEASTGVGSVMGDGNFSGGRTSAACGQEAIKGGLKRLRWSSGAAGSGVIA, translated from the exons ATGAGCCTCGACGAGCGCCACGAGACGCTCATCATCGGAATCCCTTCCAGTCACGTTCTCCATCCGGTGTTGCTCCCACGAGATCCGAAG TATTACATAGACTCGTGGATCGAGGTCGCCTCGCagccctcctcctcgtcgcttTCCTCCATTGCTACCAATGATGACATCATCACAACGGGTCTGCGTGTCGAGCAACATGGGTCGAGAGCATACCATCATCGTAGTCGACGACGGCGTCTGCAGCGCCTGGCTGCTGTCACAGCGGCTCAGGTTGACTATTCGTCCCGTGAACAGAGCAGTAGTCAGGATGAGTACGAGGAAAGTGAAAGTGAATCGGACCGCGTTATGACAAATTCCAATGAAGACATGCCTCAAAGACCCCTGGGAGGTCCGCTATTAGCCCACTCTGGGCCTCCGTCGATGTCGGATATTCCCTCGagtgacgaggatgatgcaTCAACAGCGCTGGGGATGCGAATCAGCTCGTCCCCGTTTGTCCCACAGCCAAATGTCTTCTCCCATCCGCCGGCATCGCAAAACCCAGCCTGGACCAGGCCAGTTGAGAGGCGTCGTCCTCAGCCTAGCGAAGTATCGAATTCCAGCCGTCAAACGGCCATCCGACGGAACTCTCAGGCCGGCATAAGACCAGCTCACAGGCAATCACAACAGCATAGCCCATACAATATGATTTCACCGTCTTACCAGGCAGACCACGATGCTGCTCTCCGCTCAAGTCTCTCCACCCTTCTTTCTTGTGCGGCCGCTGCACGGGGTCTGCCGAAATCCGACCCCCAACCTTCCCCAGCCTCGGGGCCTTCTCGAGCACAGCCAGCTTCGTTCCGACTAGTGTCGGAGTCAGTTGCAATGGGGGAACATCTATCTGAAGAAGTGCCCACATCGGCTGTCGAGACCAACACATCTAGGCGGCCCATGAGTCATAATCCAACCGTGGCTAGTTATTCACCACGCCCTTCTCCCTCCGCTCCGAAGGTGAGACGGCGGTCTAGTTCCCCGAGAGAACACCACGCCTCGGCATCTAGGAAGAGTCGTCGGGCAACCACGGCAGACTCGGCAGCTAGTCCTACGATTATGACATGGGTTATCAGCGCTGGTGTCGTGGTTCTCTTCTCGGCAATCAGCTTTTCAGCAGGTTATGTGATTGGCCGTGAGGTCGGAAGGATGGAGGCAAGCACAGGAGTCGGATCCGTCATGGGTGATGGCAATTTTTCTGGTGGCAGAACGTCCGCGGCTTGTGGCCAAGAAGCCATCAAGGGAGGCTTGAAGCGGCTCCGATGGAGCtctggagctgctggatcAGGAGTCATTGCATGA
- a CDS encoding putative nucleolin protein Nsr1 (nuclear localization sequence binding protein) gives MESSSSSSESESEEEKPAKKEVKKAAKSSSESSSESSSESESDSDSDEEMEDASSSESEEEKPAKKQKQESKKESKKAKESSSESSDSSESESESESEDEKPAKKEVKKAAESSDSSESDSSDEEEAPKKAAKEASDSDSSESESDSDSEESPKKSESEDSEESAKDSKKRKAEEDVSATPKKTKTEEPAAGASANLFVGNLSWNVDEAWLQSEFEEFGELSGVRIMTERDTGRSRGFGYVEYTNAVDAAKAFEAKRDTEIDGRKINLDYATGRPANREQGGFQDRAQARARSFGDQASPESDTLFVGNIPFSANEDSLHEVFGQKGSILGIRLPTDPESGRPKGFGYVQFSSVEEAREAFNELNGAEIDGRPVRLDFSTPRANNGGGGGGRGRGGFGGGRGGPRGGGGRGRGGFGGRGGGPPNKARGGIPEYKGTKVTF, from the exons atggagtcttccagctccagcagcGAGAGTgagagtgaggaggagaagcctGCCAAaaaggaggtgaagaaggctgcCAAGTCCTCCTCTGAATCTTCTTCTGAATCTTCCTCTGAATCGGAGTCCGACTCTGACAGcgacgaagagatggaggacgCTTCCAGCAGCGagagcgaggaggagaagcccgccaagaagcagaagcaggagTCCAAGAAGGagtccaagaaggccaaggagtCTTCCTCCGAGTCTTCTGACTCTTCTGAGTCTGAGTCTGAATCCGAGtctgaggatgagaagcctGCTAagaaggaggtgaagaaggctgcTGAGTCCTCCGACTCCTCCGAGTCGGACTCTtctgatgaggaagaggctccTAAGAAGGCTGCTAAGGAGGCCAGTGACAGCGACTCATCCGAGTCCGAGTCAGACTCTGATAGCGAGGAGTCTCCCAAGAAG TCTGAGTCTGAGGACAGCGAAGAGTCTGCCAAGGACTCCAAGAAGCGTAAGGCTGAGGAGGATGTCTCTGCCActcccaagaagaccaagactgAGGAGCCTGCTGCCGGTGCATCGGCCAACCTCTTCGTTGGAAACCTCTCCTGGAACGTGGATGAGGCCTGGCTTCAGAGTGAGTTCGAGGAATTTGGTGAGCTCTCTGGTGTTCGTATCATGACCGAGCGCGACACTGGCCGCTCTCGCGG ATTCGGCTATGTCGAATACACTAATGCTGTCGATGCCGCTAAGGCTTTCGAGGCTAAGAGGGACACCGAAATCGACGGTCGCAAGATCAACCTTGATTACGCTACCGGACGTCCCGCCAACAGGGAACAGGGTGGCTTCCAAGACCGGGCTCAGGCTCGTGCCCGTTCCTTCGGTGATCAGGCCAGCCCCGAGAGCGACACTCTCTTCGTCGGCAACATCCCCTTCAGTGCTAACGAGGACTCTCTGCACGAGGTGTTTGGTCAGAAGGGAAGCATCCTGGGCATCCGCCTGCCGACCGACCCCGAGTCGGGCCGTCCCAAGGGCTTTGGATACGTCCAGTTTTCGTCGGTTGAGGAAGCTCGCGAAGCCTTCAACGAGCTGAACGGTGCCGAGATCGATGGCCGCCCGGTCCGCCTGGACTTCAGCACTCCCCGTGCCAAcaacggcggcggcggcggcggccGTGGTCGTGGCGGTTTCGGTGGTGGACGTGGTGGTCCTCGTGGTGGAGgtggccgtggccgtggCGGCTTTGGCGGACGTGGTGGTGGTCCCCCCAACAAGGCCCGTGGCGGTATCCCTGAGTACAAGGGTACTAAGGTCACCTTCTAA
- a CDS encoding dolichyl-P-Glc:Man(9)GlcNAc(2)-PP-dolichol alpha-1,3-glucosyltransferase ALG6 (glucosyltransferase - Alg6p): MAPPPSSYRPRKKRKFPLSSTGSNNALIVDDGNGKHTPAFPLASFLWAARAGVSQWLILPLILMAVGLFRWAVSLWGYSGFQVPPMHGDFEAQRHWMEITIHLPMSKWYTYDLQYWGLDYPPLTAYHSWLLGKIGTLFDPSWFALDESRGFEDPQLKVYMRATVVVSEYLIFIPAVVNFLRRYTQMHGVPVWSASVALVAILLQPSTILIDHGHFQYNTVMLGFVAASLDAILAGRMLWACIFFVGALGFKQMALYYAPVMFAFLLGICVFPRIQLIRLVCISLVTVVAFAVLIAPLVVSAVSAGAQNELSSIPLPPLLQALPIKLDKSSILYAPLLQLTQVIHRIFPFARGLFEDKVANAWCAIHTFYKLHRFEATLLQRVSLGATLASIFIPCAIIFRHPRASFLLPALSTVAWGFFLFSFQVHEKSVLLPLLPMTLMLSGDGGLSKETRAWVGWANMLGSWTMFPLLQRDGLRVPYFVMTFLWAYLLGLPPSSLEVYRSRSSSDDPSPLLEPHIITKLVHLCFYLAMVAWHVLEAFVPPPPGKPDLWVVLNVLIGAGGFGLTYLWCLRKLVLQCWMIGRKVEKDTQKKNQ, encoded by the exons ATGGctcctcccccttcttcctACCGCCcacggaagaagagaaagttcCCCTTGTCGTCCACCGGGTCAAACAACGCCCTTATTGTGGACGATGGAAACGGCAAACATACTCCTGCATTCCCTTTGGCGTCTTTCCTATGGGCTGCTCGCGCAGGTGTATCTCAATGGCTCATTCTACCTCTGATTTTGATGGCTGTGGGCCTGTTTCGCTGGGCCGTGAGTTTGTGGGGATACTCTG GCTTCCAAGTACCCCCGATGCATGGCGATTTCGAGGCGCAGAGACACTGGATGGAGATAACAATTCATCTACCTATGTCAAAATGGTACACATACGACCTGCAGTACTGGGGCCTTGACTATCCACCATTGACTGCGTATCATAGCTGGCTGTTGGGAAAGAT TGGTACTCTCTTTGATCCCTCGTGGTTTGCTCTGGATGAGTCCCGTGGCTTCGAGGATCCTCAGCTGAAAGTATACATGCGTGCTACGGTGGTAGTCTCCGAGTATCTTATTTTCATCCCGGCAGTTGTCAATTTTCTGCGCCGATACACACAAATGCATGGAGTCCCCGTATGGTCCGCCTCTGTCGCCCTGGTTGCTATCCTTTTGCAGCCGTCGACCATTTTGATCGATCACGGCCATTTTCAATACAACACGGTGATGCTGGGGTTTGTTGCTGCAAGTCTGGATGCGATTTTGGCAGGACGCATGCTCTGGGCATGTATCTTTTTCGTGGGTGCCTTGGGGTTCAAGCAAATGGCTCTATATTACGCTCCCGTCATGTTCGCTTTCCTTCTGGGAATCTGTGTTTTCCCTCGGATTCAGCTCATCCGCCTTGTTTGCATTTCCCTGGTTACAGTTGTCGCATTCGCCGTTCTTATTGCCCCACTCGTGGTGAGCGCAGTCAGTGCTGGTGCTCAGAATGAGTTGTCCTCTATTCCGCTGCCTCCCCTACTACAGGCGCTGCCTATCAAGCTAGACAAGAGCTCGATACTTTACGCACCCTTGCTTCAGCTGACGCAGGTCATCCACCGAATCTTTCCGTTTGCTCGTGGTCTGTTCGAGGACAAGGTTGCAAATGCTTGGTGCGCCATCCACACATTCTACAAACTCCATCGATTCGAGGCGACTCTGCTTCAACGAGTGTCATTGGGTGCCACGTTAGCATCAATCTTTATCCCCTGCGCCATAATTTTCCGTCACCCACGtgcctcttttcttcttccggcCTTGTCTACCGTAGCCTGGGGAttcttcttattctcttTCCAAGTCCACGAGAAGAGTGTTCTGCTACCCTTGTTGCCCATGACGCTCATGCTGTCTGGCGATGGGGGTTTAAGCAAAGAAACCCGCGCATGGGTGGGGTGGGCCAACATGCTTGGCTCTTGGACGATGTTCCCTCTTCTGCAGCGCGACGGCCTCCGAGTTCCCTATTTCGTCATGACATTCCTCTGGGCCTATCTACTTGGCcttcctccctcctctctgGAAGTTTACCGTAGCCGAAGCTCTTCGGATGACCCCTCGCCGCTCCTCGAACCTCACATTATCACCAAACTTGTGCATTTGTGCTTCTATCTTGCCATGGTTGCGTGGCATGTGCTAGAAGCCtttgttcctcctccgcctggAAAACCCGACCTCTGGGTGGTACTCAATGTGCTAATCGGTGCTGGCGGATTTGGACTTACGTATCTGTGGTGCCTACGGAAGTTGGTTTTACAGTGCTGGATGATTGGGCGCAAGGTGGAAAAGGATAcgcagaaaaagaaccaataA
- a CDS encoding GTPase-activating protein RNA1 (Ran GTPase-activating protein), with the protein MAPPKVFSLEGKGLKLDTAEDVEAHIKPLVESTDYTEIRLGGNTFGVTACERLGAAFSTQKNLEVAELADIFTSRLIEEIPIALTHLLKALLEIPTLHTVNLSDNAFGKRTSKPLVDFLSTHVPLRHLILNNNGMGPDAGVEIAGALEELAKRKDEARKAGKEVPQLESIVCGRNRLENGSMKAWARAYEVHAAGMRSVKMTQNGIRQEGISSLLREGLRHASNLEVLDLQDNTFTIMGSTALSEVLPGWTSLRELGVGDCLLSARGGVKVAQALAGAKNEKLETLRLQYNDITAEGVKQFLHATKTALPSLRRIELNGNKFMEEDDNVTELREILEARKEEHGKDDDPEEMWGVDELDELEEESDEEEEEEEEEEEEEEKAEKFVKDNVQAEEAKVAQKQDKEVDELAEALGKTGL; encoded by the coding sequence ATGGCCCCTCCTAAGGTCTTTTCTCTCGAAGGCAAAGGCCTCAAACTGGACACCGCTGAGGATGTCGAAGCCCATATTAAGCCTCTGGTCGAAAGCACCGATTACACTGAAATCCGCCTTGGTGGCAATACTTTTGGCGTGACAGCCTGTGAGCGCTTGGGTGCCGCCTTTTCCACCCAGAAGAACCTGGAAGTCGCTGAACTTGCCGACATCTTCACCTCGCGTCTGATTGAGGAAATCCCCATCGCTTTGACTCACCTTTTGAAGGCGCTCCTTGAGATCCCGACTCTTCACACCGTCAACCTTTCCGACAATGCCTTCGGCAAGCGAACCTCGAAGCCCCTTGTCGACTTCCTCTCTACCCACGTTCCTTTGCGCCATCTGATTTTGAACAATAATGGTATGGGCCCTGATGCAGGTGTGGAGATTGCTGGAGCGCTGGAGGAGCTCGCAAAGCGTAAGGATGAGGCCCGCAAGGCAGGAAAGGAGGTCCCTCAGTTAGAGAGCATTGTCTGTGGTCGGAACCGACTGGAGAATGGAAGTATGAAAGCATGGGCACGTGCATATGAGGTGCACGCTGCAGGAATGCGCTCGGTGAAGATGACACAGAACGGAATTCGTCAGGAGGGTATCTCCAGCCTGTTGAGGGAGGGTCTTCGCCACGCCAGCAACCTTGAAGTCCTTGACTTGCAGGATAACACCTTCACCATTATGGGCTCCACTGCTCTCTCTGAGGTGCTTCCAGGCTGGACTTCCCTGCGCGAGCTCGGTGTCGGTGACTGTTTGCTCTCCGCTCgtggtggtgtcaaggttgCGCAAGCTTTGGCTGGTGCCAAGAACGAGAAGTTGGAAACACTTCGTCTGCAATATAATGATATCACGGCCGAGGGTGTTAAACAGTTTTTGCACGCGACCAAGACCGCACTGCCTTCGTTGCGTCGAATTGAGCTGAACGGAAACAAGTtcatggaggaggacgacAACGTCACTGAGTTGCGCGAGATCCTGGAGGCTCGTAAGGAAGAGCACGGCAAGGATGACGACCCGGAGGAGATGTGGGGTGTGGACGAGCTGGATGAGCTCGAAGAGGAgagcgacgaggaagaagaagaggaggaggaggaagaggaagaggaagagaaggccgagaagttCGTGAAAGACAATGTTCAGGCCGAAGAGGCCAAGGTCGCTCAGAAGCAGGACAAAGAAGTTGACGAACTTGCCGAGGCTTTGGGAAAGACTGGTCTGTAA
- a CDS encoding phospholipase (predicted protein) — MKANSFLIALLPTALAIPLPTPNEGATSLSESQRLQSITDELMFGLELPDFTARREANDPPQLDWYSDGCTRAPSNPLGFPFQRACERHDFGYQNYRIQGRFTKAAKAQIDLRFKEEYDFPFVPSFSPGICFC, encoded by the coding sequence ATGAAGGCTAACAGCTTTCTCATTGCCCTCCTCCCAACCGCCCTAGCCATCCCCCTCCCCACACCAAATGAAGGCGCTACAAGCCTCTCAGAAAGCCAGCGCCTCCAGTCTATCACCGACGAGCTTATGTTCGGCCTCGAGCTGCCCGACTTCACAGCTCGCAGAGAGGCAAACGACCCTCCTCAGTTAGACTGGTACTCTGATGGCTGCACAAGGGCTCCGAGTAACCCTCTCGGATTCCCCTTTCAAAGGGCGTGTGAACGCCATGACTTCGGTTACCAGAACTACCGAATACAAGGGCGCTTCACCAAGGCCGCAAAAGCGCAGATAGATCTTAGATTCAAAGAAGAGTATGATTTCCCTTTCgttccttccttctcccctgGAATCTGCTTCTGTTGA
- a CDS encoding transcription elongation factor DST1 (transcription elongation factor TFIIS/Cofactor of enhancer-binding protein Sp1), translated as MPLEAKEIELKAKALTKAATQNEPAANIVSLLKELQQGVKATEDLLRSTRVGIIVNKFKQHKSPEVSRLSSEIVSRWRNEVNKQKASGSPAPSQRSSNSPRPAQNGTASPAGTTPTDKASKLSVAPDKRTWKADGVDINQTGNKIRDSCIGLMYDGLCLNSTEAPRNVLSKASAVEAAAYKSLGPETKEQYRTKIRSLFQNLKNKSNPSLRIRVLSNDVTPDQFVRMSHDELRSDEQREKDAKIQKENMDKAMVAQAERSISTSLQCGKCGQRKVTYTEAQTRSADEPMTLFCTCLNCGKSWKQ; from the coding sequence ATGCCCTTGGAAGCGAAGGAAATTGAGCTCAAGGCGAAGGCCTTGACGAAGGCCGCCACTCAGAATGAACCAGCAGCCAACATTGTATCCTTGCTTAAGGAGCTTCAACAAGGTGTGAAAGCGACGGAGGATCTGCTGCGATCCACCCGTGTGGGAATCATCGTCAACAAGTTCAAACAGCACAAGTCGCCCGAGGTCTCCCGCTTGTCCAGTGAAATCGTGTCCAGGTGGCGGAATGAAGTCAACAAGCAGAAGGCGAGTGGATCGCCCGCACCCAGCCAGCGTTCAAGCAACTCGCCGCGCCCGGCCCAGAACGGAACCGCTTCACCTGCCGGTACGACGCCTACGGACAAGGCTTCCAAATTATCGGTTGCCCCGGATAAACGTACATGGAAGGCGGATGGTGTGGATATCAACCAGACGGGAAATAAGATTCGTGACAGTTGCATTGGGCTGATGTATGATGGACTGTGTCTGAACTCGACAGAAGCTCCACGTAACGTTCTGTCCAAGGCATCCGCCGTTGAGGCCGCAGCATACAAGTCCTTGGGCCCCGAGACCAAAGAGCAGTACCGTACCAAGATCCGCAGTTTATTCCAGAACCTCAAGAACAAGTCGAATCCATCTCTCCGCATCCGTGTCCTCAGCAACGACGTGACCCCCGATCAGTTCGTGCGCATGTCACACGACGAGCTACGCTCCGACGAACAGCGCGAGAAGGACGCAAAGATCCAGAAGGAGAACATGGACAAGGCAATGGTCGCCCAAGCAGAGCGCAGTATCAGTACCAGTCTGCAGTGCGGCAAGTGCGGACAACGCAAAGTCACATACACCGAGGCCCAGACACGCAGTGCAGACGAACCGATGACTTTGTTCTGTACTTGTCTAAACTGCGGAAAGTCCTGGAAGCAGTaa
- a CDS encoding uncharacterized protein (predicted protein), translating to MNPRTALLNRTRTLCQNFSTSAPLPTLLSNFTQNPPPTALEHGLPQLAPFLGRPFTGQEGLERYFGLLGELLTIEKMEFEAEEKWVVDERAMAVSLRGEARFRWNETGQAWDETFAYRIGLAEEGGEVKVVVYEVWADTGAAYLARVGGLD from the coding sequence ATGAACCCCCGAACCGCCCTCCTCAACCGCACCCGCACACTATGCCAAAACTTCTCCACGAGCGCCcccctcccaaccctcctctCAAACTTCACCCAGAACCCCCCACCGACAGCCCTCGAACACGGTCTCCCGCAACTCGCCCCCTTCCTCGGGCGCCCATTCACCGGCCAAGAAGGACTAGAACGCTACTTCGGGCTCCTGGGTGAGCTGCTTACGATTGAGAAGATGGAATTtgaggcggaggagaaatgggTCGTGGATGAGAGGGCGATGGCTGTTTCGTTGCGGGGGGAGGCGAGGTTTCGGTGGAATGAGACGGGGCAGGCTTGGGATGAGACGTTTGCGTATCGGATTGGGCTTGCGGAGGAAGGGGGGGAGGTGAAGGTTGTTGTTTATGAGGTTTGGGCGGATACGGGGGCGGCGTATTTGGCTAGGGTTGGGGGGTTGGATTAG
- a CDS encoding putative pectin methylesterase (predicted protein) produces the protein MRSSGLSLLVGALLASASPLKTSRYACQTALSCPEGTILVSKTDPSAHFTSVQDAILSLPNDNTTQTILILPGTYKEQVNVTRSGPVTLLGQTDDPNNATKNKVTLTWAQANHDNTGQAVDNVFSSVLTVAPTLESSYTGSGTTGYPVPEDTPFGNIDFRAYNIDFTNTWRDYSDGPAHAISFSRANGGFYHCGFYSYQDTVYVGKLGNAYFHKSIIAGQTDFVYGFGTAWIQSSEILLRNCGGGITAWKGTNTTFTNNYGVYIVDSTVKAANASIAPEIRGKCALGRPWNSQHRSIFARTSEDASIIPAGYIDWIVDGEGRLNKDTVMAEYKASGPGFNATGREDGNVTIVMDDKEYARYSSPARVFQYPDGRFGNIGWIDLSVDKN, from the exons ATGCGTTCATCTGGGCTATCACTCTTGGTCGGTGCCCTTTTGGCATCTGCCAGCCCTCTCAAAACTTCAAGATACGCCTGCCAAACAGCCCTCAGCTGCCCTGAAGGAACAATTCTTGTCTCCAAGACTGACCCCTCCGCTCATTTCACCTCCGTGCAAGACGCTATTCTCTCCCTTCCCAACGACAACACCACTCAGactatcctcatcctccccgGAACGTACAAGGAGCAAGTAAATGTTACTCGGTCCGGGCCTGTTACGCTCCTCGGACAGACTGATGATCCTAACAACGCTACCAAAAACAAAGTCACTCTTACCTGGGCCCAAGCGAACCATGACAATACCGGCCAGGCAGTGGATAATGTCTTCTCGAGCGTCCTGACCGTCGCGCCCACGCTGGAATCAAGCTACACGGGATCAGGCACGACAGGGTATCCCGTGCCAGAGGATACACCGTTCGGCAATATCGATTTCCGGGCATACAATATTGATTTCACGAATACATGGCGAGACTACTCCGATGGACCGGCGCATGCGATCAGCTTCAGTCGCGCCAATGGCGGGTTCTACCACTGCGGATTCTATTCTTACCAGGACACT GTTTACGTGGGCAAACTCGGAAACGCATACTTCCATAAAAGCATCATCGCCGGCCAAACAGACTTTGTTTACGGTTTCGGCACCGCCTGGATCCAATCGTCTGAGATTCTTCTGCGCAACTGCGGCGGCGGTATCACAGCTTGGAAAGGAACTAACACTACCTTCACCAACAACTACGGCGTGTACATCGTCGATTCTACCGTCAAGGCAGCCAATGCATCCATAGCCCCTGAGATCCGGGGTAAATGCGCCCTAGGTCGTCCCTGGAATAGCCAGCACCGGTCCATATTCGCGCGCACCTCCGAAGACGCGAGTATCATTCCGGCTGGGTACATTGACTGGATCGTTGATGGCGAGGGGCGCTTGAACAAGGACACCGTCATGGCCGAGTACAAGGCTTCCGGGCCAGGATTCAACGCCACAGGACGAGAAGACGGAAACGTCACGATAGTAATGGACGACAAGGAGTACGCAAGATACAGCTCCCCAGCAAGAGTCTTCCAGTACCCAGACGGTAGATTCGGAAATATCGGCTGGATCGACCTGAGTGTGGACAAGAACTGA